In the Podospora bellae-mahoneyi strain CBS 112042 chromosome 4, whole genome shotgun sequence genome, one interval contains:
- the ICP55 gene encoding aminopeptidase (EggNog:ENOG503NTYX; BUSCO:EOG09261XGL; COG:E; MEROPS:MER0013463) produces the protein MRLSRGRAALRQLSLVSSPNRHQIYRPFQQSLTLTGARLKPFRNYATSVSAADLEFGQPVYETHPHILKPGEITQGITAREYASRRSRLALSLPPDGVALLAAADLKYRSGAVFYPYRQDSNFLYLTGFLEPESLAVIRKTGPGPDDYLFSLFCRPKDPRAEQWSGPWSGLSAAEDVFNADNSYDISRASTTLPSLLRGASKIFTDIPPSLTTPSNIGPLLKSLSLPTSPLQTLVNTLRAIKSPAEVAAMRHAGQVSGRVITSAMRRPWTLEKDIHAYLDYGFTQHGLSGPAYVPVVAGASRGCMIHYVHNTSDLPANSTVLVDAGGEYGYYVTDITRTWPVSGKFSPAQKDLYNAVLTVQRQCVALCRENAGVSLDEIHRAAENGLREQLALLGFEGLTAGTKRWTVQGGEDLMDVLFPHHVGHYVGLDVHDVPGYGRSVALKKGHCVTVEPGVYVPDDERFPKHFRGLAVRIEDSVAVDEEGPHVLTTEAVKEVEDIEALR, from the exons ATGAGATTATCAAGAGGCAGAGCTGCCTTACGGCAACTGAGTCTGGTCTCATCCCCAAATAGACACCAAATATACCGACCATTCCAACAATCCCTCACCCTTACCGGTGCAAGATTAAAACCTTTTCGCAACTATGCCACCTCAGTCTCAGCAGCCGATCTAGAATTCGGCCAACCCGTCTATGAGACACACCCTCACATTCTCAAACCAGGCGAAA TAACCCAAGGCATCACCGCCCGCGAATACGCCTCCCGCCGCTCTCGCCtagccctctccctccctcccgacGGCGTGgctctcctcgccgccgccgacctcAAATACCGCTCCGGCGCCGTCTTCTACCCCTACCGTCAAGACTCCAACTTCCTCTACCTCACCGGCTTCCTCGAGCCCGAATCCCTCGCCGTAATCCGCAAAACTGGCCCCGGCCCTGACGACTATCTGTTTTCCCTCTTCTGCCGCCCCAAAGACCCCCGCGCAGAACAATGGTCCGGCCCCTGGTCCGGCCTCTCGGCAGCAGAAGACGTCTTCAACGCAGACAACAGCTACGACATCTCCcgcgcctccaccaccctcccctccctcctccgcggCGCCTCCAAAATCTTCACCGACATCCCCCCCTcgctcaccaccccttccaacaTCGGgcccctcctcaaatccctctccctgcccacctcccccttaCAAACCCTAGTCAACACCCTCCGCGCGATAAAATCCCCCGCCGAAGTCGCTGCCATGCGCCACGCCGGCCAGGTCTCGGGCAGGGTGATCACCTCGGCCATGCGCCGCCCCTGGACCCTAGAAAAAGACATCCACGCCTACCTCGACTACGGCTTCACGCAGCACGGCCTCAGCGGGCCAGCCTATGTccctgttgttgctggcgcAAGCAGAGGTTGCATGATCCACTATGTGCATAACACGTCCGACCTGCCCGCCAACTCCACCGTGCTGGTCGATGCGGGGGGTGAGTACGGGTACTACGTCACTGACATCACGCGGACCTGGCCGGTGTCTGGAAAATTCTCCCCTGCTCAAAAAGACCTCTACAATGCTGTGCTTACCGTTCAGAGGCAGTGCGTGGCGCTGTGCAGGGAGAACGCGGGGGTTAGTCTGGATGAGATCCACCGCGCGGCGGAGAATGGGTTGAGGGAGCAGCtggcgttgttggggtttgagggCTTGACAGCGGGGACGAAGAGGTGGACGGTgcagggaggggaggatctGATGGATGTGCTGTTTCCTCATCATGTCGGGCATTATGTCGGGTTGGATGTTCATGATGTTCCCGGGTATGGACGGTCGGtggcgttgaagaagggaCACTGCGTGACGGTGGAGCCCGGGGTATATGTACCGGATGATGAGAGGTTTCCCAAGCATTTTAGGGGGTTGGCGGTCAGGATTGAGGATAGTGTtgcggtggatgaggaggggcCGCATGTGCTTACGACCGAAGCGGTTAAGGAGGTCGAGGATATTGAAGCGCTGAGGTAG
- a CDS encoding hypothetical protein (EggNog:ENOG503P3ST; COG:K) encodes MDSDPLRHLEFFSMPNNQTVNPVDQPFMTSTSAQPPPIWDTTGMGLAGGISMSPSTAPTPLSLDSIAQPSSLTGFNSISPGISSASQASAHSRQPRPVLPARGVRRDAHERKRSRLSMDATPLDSVDYWLDFDKDEGLASIPEGVEASRREGELRPSVKRSSRNTAHAGGRLKHEETMDDSALDNALSDDDDDDDGFSSINLADHMSKIESAPPPEVPPREGLYSTPLSWERPQPGLRMDSLIGLNNQALNEAEQRRLIAIAMNPGSSMGGLGSNLNLNFTGLNPGMSTAFTAGGSGSGSMGMGMGTRMGMGMGVGGGMGGPKPVSPPHSTTPHPKPGSLHQPKRQGSVSDSKAKEKVKAAGGDRTAHNDIERKYRTNLKDKISELRDAVPSLRTIPEHEEGEDPNQPSRAPKVSKGAVLTKATEYIHWLERRNKQIVQEHRELSRRLQAFEQLLNATARPQYMMPTYSRTLFDPRGFC; translated from the exons ATGGACTCGGACCCGCTAAGACATCTCGAGTTCTTCTCGATGCCCAATAACCAG ACGGTCAACCCGGTCGACCAGCCATTCATGACCAGCACCTCGgctcagccaccaccaataTGGGACACCACCGGTATGGGCCTGGCTGGTGGCATTTCTATGTCACCTTccacagcaccaaccccTCTGTCACTGGATTCCATCGCCCAGCCCTCCTCGCTCACCGGCTTCAACAGTATCTCGCCAGGCATTTCTTCCGCATCCCAAGCTTCAGCCCACAGCAGGCAGCCGCGGCCAGTATTACCAGCACGAGGCGTGCGGAGGGACGCCCACGAGCGGAAACGGTCAAGGCTCAGTATGGACGCAACGCCACTAGATTCTGTGGATTACTGGCTGGATTTCGACAAGGATGAGGGGCTGGCCAGTATTCCCGAGGGCGTTGAGGCTTCTAGACGTGAAGGAGAACTAAGACCATCTGTAAAGCGGAG TTCCAGAAACACTGCGCATGCGGGGGGTAGGCTAAAACACGAGGAGACGATGGACGACAGCGCGTTGGACAATGCTCTCtcggatgacgacgacgacgatgacgggtTTTCTTCGATTAATCTTGCCGACCACATGTCCAAGATTGAATCTGCGCCACCACCCGAGGTTCCGCCGCGGGAAGGGCTCTACTCGACGCCGCTTAGCTGGGAACGACCGCAGCCGGGCCTGCGCATGGACTCTTTGATTGGTCTTAACAATCAGGCTTTGAACGAGGCGGAGCAGAGGAGGCTAATAGCGATTGCCATGAATCCGGGGTCGAGCAtgggagggttagggtcgAATCTGAACTTGAATTTTACGGGGTTGAACCCGGGGATGAGCACAGCTTTTACGGCAGGGGGTTCGGGCAGTGGAAGTATGGGAATGGGCATGGGGACgagaatggggatgggaatgggggtgggtggcggTATGGGTGGTCCAAAACCAGTGTCACCGCCCCATTCGACGACACCTCACCCGAAACCGGGATCTTTGCACCAGCCAAAACGACAGGGCAGTGTCAGTGAcagcaaggccaaggagaaggtcaaggcggCAGGAGGGGACCGGACGGCGCATAACGATATCGAGAGGAAATACCGGACGAATTTGAAGGATAAGATCTCGGAGTTGAGAGATGCTGTTCCATCGCTGAGGACGATACCTGAAcatgaggaaggggaggaccCGAATCAGCCGTCGAGGGCGCCTAAAGTCAGCAAG GGTGCGGTCCTGACTAAAGCAACCGAGTACATACACTGGCTCGAGCGTCGAAACAAGCAGATCGTGCAGGAACACCGCGAGCTCTCGAGACGGTTGCAGGCCTTTGAACAACTTTTGAACGCGACGGCAAGACCGCAGTACATGATGCCGACGTATAGTAGGACGCTTTTCGATCCGAGAGGGTTCTGTTGA
- a CDS encoding hypothetical protein (COG:E; EggNog:ENOG503P0E7) yields MAPHNDAPSPSGSFTAGFNRIPFRPVGSSSLMAGHESPLSSSYSTTSEASDLHMTRPLVPGVYVPTMCFFEEGSEDVDTDTIARHAVRLARAGVTGLATQGSNGEAVHLTHAERQLVTSTTRKALNDSGFSHMPIIVGCGSQSTRETIQYCREAWEAGGDYALVLPPSYYASLFAPASETIIEYFTAVADASPIPIIIYNFPGAVGGLDLSSDIIVQLAEHHNIVGVKLTCGNTGKLNRVAAATRKMSKTHDPKNPEFLVLAGSADFSIQALVAGGHGILAGLANIAPKACTRTIELFNQGKHAEAQEMQEIVAQGDWTAIQGGVVGVKSGLQSWLGYGGYARSPLPKPTAAQEKKWKEGYRDLVMLEKSL; encoded by the coding sequence ATGGCTCCTCACAATGACGCACCCTCGCCCAGTGGCAGCTTCACTGCCGGCTTCAACAGAATCCCTTTCCGCCCTGTCGGGTCCTCATCCCTCATGGCAGGCCACGAGTCGCCCCTCAGTAGCTCGTACAGCACAACTTCGGAAGCATCCGACCTCCATATGACCCGACCACTTGTGCCAGGCGTCTATGTCCCAACCATGTGCTTCTTTGAGGAAGGCTCGGAAGATGTAGACACGGACACCATCGCACGCCATGCAGTGCGACTCGCCCGCGCGGGCGTCACAGGACTGGCCACTCAAGGCTCCAACGGCGAAGCGGTCCATCTCACACACGCCGAGAGACAGCTGGTTACGTCGACCACACGGAAGGCCTTGAACGACTCGGGATTCTCCCACATGCCCATCATTGTTGGCTGCGGCTCACAAAGCACACGGGAGACCATCCAGTACTGCCGGGAGGCGTGGGAGGCTGGCGGCGATTATGCTCTTGTGCTCCCGCCTTCGTACTATGCCAGCCTCTTTGCTCCGGCATCCGAGACCATCATCGAGTATTTCACTGCCGTGGCAGATGCCTCGCCCATTCCTATCATCATCTACAACTTCCCCGGCGCCGTGGGTGGGCTTGATCTCTCCTCGGACATCATCGTACAGCTTGCCGAGCACCACAACATCGTGGGCGTGAAGCTCACGTGTGGCAATACTGGCAAGCTGAACCGCGTGGCTGCGGCCACCAGGAAGATGTCCAAGACCCATGACCCCAAGAACCCAGAGTTCCTAGTCCTCGCTGGTTCTGCCGACTTTTCCATCCAGGCCTTGGTGGCTGGTGGCCACGGCATCTTGGCCGGCCTTGCGAACATCGCTCCCAAGGCCTGCACCCGCACGATCGAGCTCTTCAACCAAGGCAAGCATGCCGAGGCTCAGGAAATGCAAGAGATCGTTGCCCAGGGAGACTGGACAGCCATTCAAGGCGGAGTCGTCGGAGTCAAATCCGGTCTTCAAAGCTGGCTAGGCTATGGTGGCTACGCCAGAAGCCCTCTCCCCAAGCCAACGGCTGCccaggagaagaagtggaAAGAGGGATACAGAGACCTGGTCATGTTGGAGAAGTCGCTGTAA
- the DBF4 gene encoding Cdc7p-Dbf4p kinase complex regulatory subunit (COG:D; COG:L; EggNog:ENOG503P0IC), with amino-acid sequence MAAVSLSPAPFHQLSAMSTVRRVPLSNNPNVANSPMRTSAALNGAKKVRSHAELLREEPYGQPPPAKRQMIERGVASPSRTKPSRTIVHRGTTTRAAVTTSQKTSQGAVEKASQLELAEWRATYSARFPTWVFYFESVPDEQRSRLAKRVTNLGAREEKFFSIDVTHVITTRPIPRAEKSSAHDQENAAESHGSEQPKTIDPSLLNRVAEAPPVRRKLVFDTSRRMPVPGQDAKPQKSRSTDILLRAQDMKMKLWSVDKLTRFLEALEAEPHKSTNHGRTGTGKTTDRSNLRQLLQQERVHGPSDRDPTVATKEMHHFKGPYIYIYDMEEKTKPVMAREYAKVADKKDGEWPQFRVASAGRCPFVQDYEVPEKENREKTKAKERAAKAAAAENAAKLQPPEVPAPKPATGKRTLAVMEDGQNRGTPPVAAADALDRSRVSNPPQMEFRTQNAFMSHAKAGRLLAGEPVASGLQQSAVTSAIRSQMISSTSGVLGAKAGTSKEIHGLQRKVLAKAGPPAVSQDLSSRRMAEMSHDSTTFVRSASASRATHRKLETVDEEEAAKQREKLRRTVSLPVAQRQKRDPKPGYCENCMDKFDDFDEHILTRKHRKFAENDDNWVQLDALLALLKRRPRHRHEVDNDEW; translated from the exons ATGGCCGCAGTATCTCTATCGCccgcccccttccaccaGCTCTCTGCCATGTCGACCGTCAGGAGAGTTCCTCTTTCAAATAATCCCAATGTCGCCAATTCGCCTATGCGTACCTCGGCCGCCCTCAATGGTGCCAAAAAGGTTCGCTCCCATGCTGAGCTCCTTAGGGAGGAGCCTTATGgccaacctccaccagcaaagCGCCAGATGATCGAGCGCGGTGTCGCATCCCCCAGCCGAACGAAACCATCCCGAACTATCGTCCACAGAggaaccaccacccgcgCTGCTGTCACCACCTCGCAAAAGACTTCACAGGGAGCCGTTGAAAAGGCTTCTCAATTGGAGCTCGCCGAGTGGAGGGCCACCTACAGCGCTCGCTTCCCGACCTGGGTCTTTTATTTTGAGAGTGTTCCTGATGAGCAGCGGTCCAGATTGGCCAAGCGGGTCACTAACCTTGGTGCT CGTGAGGAAAAGTTCTTCTCGATCGATGTGACTCACGTTATCACCACCCGGCCGATCCCCCGTGCCGAAAAAAGCTCGGCCCATGATCAGGAAAATGCCGCCGAATCCCATGGCTCCGAGCAGCCAAAGACGATAGACCCATCGCTGTTAAATCGTGTTGCGGAGGCACCTCCTGTGAGGAGGAAGCTTGTGTTTGATACGAGTCGGAGGATGCCAGTCCCAGGGCAGGATGCCAAACCACAAAAGTCACGCAGCACAGACATCTTGCTCCGCGCTCAGGACATGAAAATGAAGTTATGGTCGGTCGACAAGCTCACAAGATTTCTTGAAGCATTGGAGGCGGAGCCGCACAAAAGCACCAACCATGGCCGCACAGGGACCGGCAAAACGACGGATCGATCTAACCTTCGTCAACTTCTTCAGCAGGAGCGGGTACATGGCCCGTCAGATCGTGATCCGACGGTTGCTACCAAGGAGATGCATCACTTCAAGGGCCCGTATATCTACATTTACGATATGGAAGAGAAGACGAAACCGGTCATGGCCCGCGAATATGCCAAGGTTGCCGATAAGAAGGATGGAGAGTGGCCGCAGTTCCGTGTAGCTTCTGCTGGCCGGTGCCCATTTGTGCAGGATTATGAGGTCCCAGAAAAGGAGAACCGCGAAAAGACGAAAGCAAAGGAGCGCGCCGCCAAGGCAGCTGCGGCCGAAAATGCTGCCAAACTTCAGCCTCCAGAAGTGCCAGCACCCAAGCCCGCTACAGGAAAGCGGACTCTCGCCGTGATGGAAGACGGGCAAAACAGAGGCACCCCGCCAGTCGCCGCGGCTGATGCGTTGGATCGATCTAGGGTTtccaaccctccccagaTGGAGTTCCGCACCCAGAACGCCTTTATGAGCCATGCAAAGGCAGGCCGTCTCCTTGCTGGCGAGCCCGTTGCGTCTGGTCTCCAGCAATCCGCCGTAACATCGGCCATCCGCTCCCAGATGATCTCCTCCACTAGTGGTGTGCTAGGTGCCAAGGCGGGCACCAGTAAGGAGATCCACGGGTTGCAACGTAAGGTGCTGGCGAAGGCCGGTCCCCCTGCTGTGTCCCAGGACTTGAGCTCGCGCCGCATGGCTGAGATGAGCCACGATAGCACCACGTTTGTCCGGTCTGCGAGTGCTAGCAGAGCTACACACCGCAAGCTCGAAACtgtcgatgaagaggaggcggcgaaACAGAGAGAGAAGCTGCGTAGAACCGTCAGTTTGCCCGTTGCACAAAGACAGAAGCGTGATCCCAAGCCAGGGTATTGCGAGAACTGCATGGATAAGTTTGATGATTTTGACGAG CATATTCTTACCCGCAAGCATCGCAAGTTTGCAGAAAATGACGACAACTGGGTTCAGCTCGATGCCCTCCTCGCACTTCTCAAACGCCGTCCCCGTCACAGACACGAAGTTGACAACGACGAGTGGTAA